The following proteins come from a genomic window of Dreissena polymorpha isolate Duluth1 chromosome 1, UMN_Dpol_1.0, whole genome shotgun sequence:
- the LOC127854910 gene encoding uncharacterized protein DDB_G0290685-like, with protein MAGLRMDDRVALYGSAERFGGKSRNTSDEDRNTGDECNNTGDEGNNTGDEGNNTGDEDNNTGDEGNNTGDEDRNTSDEDKYSTDEDKNTGDEDNNTGDEGNNNGDEDNNTGDEDNNTGDEGNNNGDEDNNNGDEDNNTGDEDMNTSDEDKNKDEDKNTSDEDINTSDEDKNKVDEDRNTSDENKNPSDDERNTNDEDKNTSDDDRNTGDEDNNTSDDERNYIDEDKNTSDDERNTNDEDKNTSDDERNTSDEDKNTSDDDRNTSDEDKNTSDDERNTSDENKNTSDDERNTSDEYKNTSDEDKNTSDADKNNSYDDKNNSDKDNYTSDEDNNTSDEDKNTTNEDKNTSDEDKNNSYEDKNTSGDERNTSDDERNTSDDERNTSDDERNTSDDERNTSDEDKNTSDEDKNTSDDERNTRDDDKNTSDDERNTSDEDKNTSDYERNTIDEDKNTSNADENTSDEERNTIDDKRNTRDDERNTSNEDKNTSDEDRNTSDEGKNNSYEDRNTSDNERNTSDDERNTSDEDKNTSDEDKNTSDDERNTSDEDKNTSDDERNTSDEDKNTSDEERNTSDDEKNTSDDERKTSDEYKNTSDEDWNTSDEGKNTSYDDKNTSDDERNTSDKDKNTSYDERNTSDEDKNTSDEDKNTSDDKRNTSDEDNNTSDEDRNTSDEDKNTGDEGKNTSDEGKYTSDEGKYTSDEDRNTIYEDKNTGDEDKNTSDEDKNTPDEDEYRNTSDEDRTTSDEDRNTRDEDSNTPDEGKNTGDEDKNTCDKGKYTSDEGKNTGDEDKYTSEEGKYISDEGKNTGDEDKYSSDEGKYTSDEDKYTSDEGKYTSDEDKYTGDEDKNTGDEDKYTGDEDKNTCDEGKYTSDEGKNTGDEDKYTSDEGTNTGDEDKYTSDEGNYTSDKGKYTSDKGKNTSDEGKYTSDEGKYTIDEGKYTSDGDKYTSDEGKYISDEGKNTGDEDKYTSDEGKYTSDEGKNTGDENKYTSDDGKNTSDEGRTPVMRISTQVMREELQDYCNDRDFRNDRDYCNDRDFRNDRDYCNDRDFRNDRDYCNDRDFRYDRDFCNDRDFRNDRDSRNDMDSRNDRDFRNEKDFRNDRNFRKDKDFRIENLQILNIRLKHNTMRKKEYDRDLAFCHLCMAAKKTGKIGNMKVDGSFISDGFSN; from the exons GAGCGATTCGGCGGAAAGAGCCG GAACACAAGTGATGAGGATAGGAACACCGGCGATGAGTGTAATAACACCGGTGATGAGGGTAATAACACCGGTGATGAGGGTAATAACACCGGTGATGAGGATAATAACACCGGTGATGAGGGTAATAACACAGGTGATGAGGATAGGAACACTAGTGATGAGGATAAGTACAGCACTGATGAGGATAAGAACACCGGTGATGAGGATAATAACACCGGTGATGAGGGTAATAACAACGGTGATGAGGATAATAACACCGGTGATGAAGATAATAACACTGGTGATGAGGGTAATAACAACGGTGATGAGGATAATAACAACGGTGATGAAGATAATAACACAGGTGATGAGGATATGAACACCAGTGATGAGGATAAGAACAAAG ATGAGGATAAGAACACCAGTGATGAAGATATTAACACCAGTGATGAAGATAAGAACAAAGTTGATGAGGATAGGAACACCAGTGATGAGAATAAGAACCCCAGTGATGATGAAAGGAACACCAATGATGAGGATAAGAACACCAGTGATGATGATAGGAACACCGGTGATGAAGATAATAACACCAGTGATGATGAAAGGAACTACATTGATGAGGATAAGAACACCAGTGATGATGAAAGGAACACCAATGATGAGGATAAGAACACCAGTGATGATGAAAGGAACACAAGTGATGAGGATAAGAACACCAGTGATGATGACAGGAACACCAGTGATGAGGATAAGAACACCAGTGATGATGAAAGGAACACTAGTGATGAGAATAAGAACACCAGTGATGATGAAAGGAACACCAGTGATGAATATAAGAACACCAGTGATGAGGATAAGAACACCAGTGATGCAGATAAGAACAACAGTTATGATGATAAGAACAACAGTGATAAGGATAATTACACCAGCGATGAGGATAATAACACCAGTGATGAGGATAAGAACACCACCAATGAGGATAAGAACACCAGCGATGAGGATAAGAACAACAGTTATGAGGATAAGAACACCAGTGGTGATGAAAGGAACACCAGTGATGATGAAAGAAACACCAGTGATGATGAAAGGAACACCAGTGATGATGAAAGGAACACCAGTGATGATGAAAGGAACACCAGTGATGAGGATAAAAACACCAGTGATGAGGATAAGAACACCAGTGATGACGAAAGAAACACCCGTGATGATGATAAGAACACCAGTGATGATGAAAGGAACACCAGTGATGAGGATAAGAACACCAGTGATTATGAAAGGAACACCATTGATGAGGATAAGAATACCAGCAATGCGGATGAGAACACCAGCGATGAGGAAAGAAACACCATTGATGATAAAAGGAACACCCGTGATGATGAAAGGAACACCAGTAATGAGGATAAGAACACCAGTGATGAGGATAGGAACACTAGTGATGAGGGTAAGAACAACAGTTATGAGGATAGGAACACCAGTGATAATGAAAGGAACACCAGTGATGATGAAAGGAACACCAGTGATGAGGATAAGAACACCAGTGATGAGGATAAGAACACCAGTGATGATGAAAGGAACACCAGTGATGAGGATAAGAACACCAGTGATGATGAAAGGAACACCAGCGATGAGGATAAGAACACCAGCGATGAGGAAAGGAACACCAGTGATGATGAAAAGAACACCAGTGACGATGAAAGGAAAACCAGTGATGAGTATAAGAACACCAGTGATGAGGATTGGAACACAAGTGATGAGGGTAAGAACACCAGCTATGACGATAAGAACACCAGTGATGATGAAAGGAACACCAGTGATAAGGATAAGAACACCAGTTATGATGAAAGGAACACAAGTGATGAGGATAAGAACACCAGCGATGAGGATAAGAACACCAGTGATGATAAAAGGAACACCAGTGATGAGGATAACAACACCAGTGATGAGGATAGGAACACCAGTGATGAGGATAAAAACACCGGTGATGAGGGTAAGAACACCAGTGATGAGGGTAAGTACACCAGCGATGAGGGTAAGTACACCAGCGATGAGGATAGGAACACCATTTATGAGGATAAGAACACCGGTGATGAGGATAAGAACACTAGTGATGAGGATAAGAACACCCCTGATGAGG ATGAGTATAGGAACACAAGTGATGAGGATAGGACCACCAGTGATGAGGATAGGAACACCCGTGATGAGGATAGTAACACACCTGATGAGGGTAAGAACACAGGTGATGAGGATAAGAACACCTGTGATAAGGGTAAGTACACCAGTGATGAGGGTAAAAACACCGGCGATGAGGATAAGTACACCAGTGAGGAGGGTAAGTACATCAGCGATGAGGGTAAAAACACCGGTGATGAGGATAAGTACAGCAGTGATGAGGGTAAGTACACCAGCGATGAGGATAAGTACACCAGTGATGAGGGTAAGTACACCAGTGATGAGGATAAGTACACCGGTGATGAGGATAAGAACACCGGTGATGAGGATAAGTACACCGGTGATGAGGATAAGAACACCTGTGATGAGGGTAAGTACACCAGTGATGAGGGTAAAAACACCGGTGATGAGGATAAGTACACCAGTGATGAGGGTACGAACACCGGTGATGAGGATAAGTACACCAGTGATGAGGGTAACTATACCAGTGATAAGGGTAAGTACACCAGTGATAAGGGTAAGAACACCAGTGATGAGGGTAAGTACACCAGTGATGAGGGTAAGTATACCATTGATGAGGGTAAGTACACCAGTGATGGGGATAAGTACACCAGTGATGAGGGTAAGTACATCAGTGATGAGGGTAAGAACACCGGTGATGAGGATAAGTATACCAGTGATGAGGGTAAGTACACCAGTGATGAGGGTAAGAACACCGGTGATGAGAATAAGTATACCAGTGATGACGGTAAAAACACAAGTGATGAGGGAAGAACTCCAGTGATGAGGATAAGTACACAAGTGATGAGGGAAGAACTCCA GGACTACTGTAATGACCGGGACTTCCGGAATGACAGGGACTACTGCAATGACCGGGACTTCCGGAATGACAGGGACTACTGTAATGACCGGGACTTCCGGAATGACAGGGACTACTGTAATGACCGGGACTTCCGATATGACAGGGACTTCTGTAATGACCGGGACTTCCGGAATGACAGAGACTCTAGAAATGACATGGATTCTAGAAATGACAGGGACTTCAGAAATGAAAAGGACTTCAGGAATGACAGGAACTTCAGAAAAGACAAGGACTTCAGAATTGAAAACTTACAAATACTAAATATACGCTTAAAGCATAACACGATGCGCAAAAAAGAATAC gACCGGGACCTTGCGTTCTGCCATCTCTGCATGGCGGCCAAGAAGACGGGCAAGATCGGCAACATGAAGGTGGACGGCAGCTTCATCAGTGACGGCTTCTCCAACTGA